The DNA segment GAGTTGCGTCACACGTGGGGAGAGAAGGCCGCCAAGACGAAACACACAAGCAAacagtgagagagagagagagagaaacatAGAGAGGAAACAAAGACAgcacgaagagagaaaaccTTTAAAGAACCACACCCAGCTCAACAACTCTCCCAATCAtactgtgcgtgcgcctaTGTCTACGTATGTCCGCGGCGTTGCATGCACAAAAAGGAGTGGACGTTactcgcctcctcgtcggggggaggggtttAAGCGTCTGCATAAtgctgtgcacgtgcgtcaGCAACGGAGTCCATGTTTGAGTCGGCGCAGTTCGCTATAAGAAAAAGGAGGTATACACCGGAAGACAGGCATAcgcaaggaggaggcaaATGCAAAGACACGctcgctcacacacacacacacaagcatcGTTGGCTGTTGAGAAAGCTACTATTACGGTttctgctttttttctttttccgtTTTACATGAACCGAGAAAGATGTGCAAGTGGAGGAAAAcaaaggagggagaagagaggaacCCCGAGACGCACACCGCACCtccctcgcacacgcacgcacagacacacgcacaactgTGCCCACATCATCATAGAAAATGCACAAGCACTAACGACGCCAACACAAGAGCAATAAACGAAGGCTACGGCTCTCTCCAACACCCCCCCAACTTTACACCTCTCGCACGCTCCCTCTTTTTGCACGTTTCTGTTTTATACTGTCTACTAGCACGAAAAGAAGAGCACGAGTGAGCGGGGCCTGCTTCTGTCCCCCTTCCTACCCACACcgtgtgtgcgagcgcgcCCGTGCGCACGGACGCGTGGCAAGGAAGAggacgcatgcgcacattTCCtggagacacgcacgcaggcacaccaCCTCACCCCATACGCATCTGCACAGACGCACCGGTGTCAGGAACCCGCGACAAAACCGAGcgacgtgtgtgcgtgtgtgttttcctTTCATGGAGTCGTCAGAAAGCGAAGAAGAATGAACGATCAGGGCGGCGCACGGATCACTTGAAGGATTCGCTGGCCCACGGCATAACCACGCACACCGTCATCACCTACAGCGCCCTTCTTAGCCGCAGAGGCAACACGTGAGGCGTTGTGCAGAGAAGACAGAGACCAGCGAGTCTGCGCGTGATAGATGCTGAAGCGGCAATGCTTCCGATATTAGCCAACACGAAAGTCTTCTTCCTGTCGTCATCGCTTGTCGTGAATCCGAGCACAACTGCTAATTCTGAAGCCTCGCATCCGCTACTTACTCGACCTCCTCCGGAAGGTCCTTAAAGAAGGTGTCCATTTGCGGACCCCAAGCATCGGCCCACTGGTAGCCGGTGCCGAGCCTGcggcgccacacacgcaggtaGTCGTTCTTGAACTCGGAGCGGGCGGTGTGCTTGCTGCCCATGCGCAGGAAGATAATCCACATCACTACAAAATACCCGAGCACGacaccgacggcgccgtAATACACCGGAAACTTCATGTGCGACAGCTCCGTGTAGCTGCGGCGAGACACCGCTGCAGAGATGCTAGAAAGGCTGCGCCCCGCAGACGCTCCCAAGGCACGGCGGaacattttcttttttttttgctcctctgcctcgctgAAAAGTCTGTCGTGCACGGCACAAGACACTTGAAAGGAAGCGAACTTTAAACAACAGCGAGCGCGCGTTCGATGTAACGTTTGCGGCCGCCAcagtggagagagggggagaggtaATACACGACGATCTTGTATGTCGTTTGCAtgctgtcgtcgttgtcgttgaTATGAGTAGCACGCGGTGCGATGCGCGCCGGGTGAGAGTGGGCGTTGGACAGTATGGTCATCGAAGCGAGGTGCAGGGAGAAGAGTAGATGCGGCCGTCAACAACATGGCGGGCGTAAGACAAGAGGAGGATGGAGcagggccgccgccacaaCGTCCTCGGACCGATTCCGGCGGCGATACACATCCTTGAGGCAAGTTTGTGAGTGAACGAGACAAAAAGACGACGCGCATTCGTCGCGCGCCGTCCGGCAggtccgctgcagcgcgctaCCGTGCCCCTGACTCCGCAATACGAAGTAGACGAGGCAAGCGCAGCGCAAGGGCGATGGTGAGGTGTCGCTCTTCTCTTTACCACAGCAAGCACTGCTCACTGCtcttttgtgtgcgtgcgtactTGGCTCAGCAGTGACTGAGGTGCAGTGGATTACGAGAGCAGCAAACGTCGGCAGCTGTGTGCACtgcaggaagagagagcacgcacacactaAAGAAAGAAACAGAACAGATTCGGTTCCGAGTGGATGCAAAAGTAAGAGATGAGAAACACAAAGAAGGCCCACGCCACTACTACTCACACTATACATTCCACgcgagaagagaggcggggTTGGGGTTGGGGTAGACGCACAAGGGGCACACTGCAGGGACCAGCTCTCGGCTTACCTCTTCGTTATCGTGGTGTTCACAGTTGTGCGCACggggggatggggggagagggcaagaGGAGGGttgcctcttctctccctaCTCTTGAAACAGCGCAAAACCGCGTCGCATACGCACAAacagcgcacacatgcatccTATTTCACGGGGGCATGCACCCCTGTCTCACGTCGGTGCAGCGTCGTTTGGCAGCCTTGCACCCACCCCACGACGGCAGAGCGTTTTTGCAACGATGCCCGGCGCTGGATCCTGGGAAGCACGCCAGTTGCTGTCGAGGCGCCACCGTTGGCGGGGTGCAACGAGGTGTCGGCCGTGTCACTATCACGCCTCCGCTGCAACGCGGGCAGTTCTTCGCAGTCACTaagtggtggcggcgcgcgtgccgcacacactgaggccgccgcagcccgtCTCTTGGCAGCGTGGGGCGTGTTGCGGCGTTGGCTGGCCTCCGGCGGCTGCACCGGCTCCAGGTACCGCGCAATAAAGGCACGAAGGTGCGGTGCGGTGGGGTGGAGCTCCTTGCAGGAGAGCACGTCGCGCAACGCGTAGCGTCCCTGATCGAGCTtgaggcggcagagagcaCGATGATAGTAAAACTGCGGGTTCCGACCGTCCGTCTTGATGGCGTTGGTGaactccacctccgcctgctCCGGCTGGTTCTGGGCGAAGAGCTTGCGGCCCCACAGGTCGTGCAACGAGGCGATTCGCTGTCGCACGTCACGCTGGTCTGACTCCAAGCCCAGGACCGCCTCGTAGTCCGCGAGCGCCTCCTCAAAGCACTCCATTTTGGTATAGCAGTCGccacgcgccagcagcacgagcacGTTGTCCGGGCGCCACTTGAGCGACTCAGAGTAGTAGGTAACCGCGTCCTGAACCTCGGCCTCGCCGTTCAAGGAGGAGCCAATCGTGAAGAGCACCGTCGTCATCACTTCAATCGCTTCCTTGTGTTCACCGTTCGTCTCTCGCACGCAGCGGAACAGGTCCTTGACGCTCTGCTTGTGCTTCCCCGCCGCGACGCTCAGCTGCGCTCGGCGGAACAGCAGGTCAAAGTCATTCGAGTAAATGCTGAGGCAGCGGGTGATGCTGGCCTCATCGTTGCTCGcgagcgctgccgtgcggtAGCGCGCATACAGCTCGGTGAAGAGGTATTTGGCGACCGCCAGCGACCCCAGTGCGTCCGCGctggacggcagcgacggggcCAGAGTCCTCCGTCGTGCACTACACAGCCCCTCATGGACGTTGCCGTGGACTTCGATCGGCGCCTTGCTCGAGTCCGTGTTAcacgcctccttctcctcctgcgcctccagcagcactcGCGCCTTGCGGAAGGCTTGGCGGTTGCAGTAGAGCTGAACCAGAAGCGCGGCCGTCTGAGGACGCCAGCGCGGAAAGATGGCGAAGTGATCCTcaagcagcgcctctgcttCCTCGTCGCGTTGCAGCGCTATCAGGTACACGCCGCGATGTAGCGCAATCGTCGGGTCGACTAGGAACTGTGGCGACTTGCTCGAGGGTATGTCCTCGTCCTCACCCTCGCCTAcccgtgcggcggcgtccagcagctccaggGCCTCGTTGGTGCAACGGAGAGCTTGCTCGACGCTGCCGAGCTGATACAGAGACAGTCCCAGGGCATCGAGCACTCCcgcaaggcgcgcgcgtATGTCCTTCAGGGTGGGCGCTGCACCTGGTGCTGGTAGGctcagcgtcgtcgctggAACCTCGCTCGCAGCCGAGTCGACTGATTTCGCTAGAGAAGGCTGTTGCTCGGAGAAGCGCGCGGCCATCTCCGTTGAATGTAGGCCGTCCGCAAAGCCTTGGATAGAGCAGTCTGACGGACTGCTACCTCCGGCAGACTGGAAGGATGCAGGCGCGGGGTCCTGCGCCGTCTTCAGGCGAGCCTCCCATGTCCCTCCTCTCATATCATCTGGAACGTCAGAGGAACGCGTTTTACCACCATTCCGCCACGTCCTCTCGGGTGAGTTCGGCGCGTCAACGCGACAGCTGTGAGTGGCAGAGACCTCATCGACAGTGTCGGTCAGGTTTTCGTtagcgcggcggcagtagTCATCCATATCTTTCTTGTGCAGCGACAACAGTGCCCGCCGGTAGCAGCGAACGGCGGACCGCAGGTCGCACAGGAAGACGTAGCACTCAGCGAGCGCCACGATGGGCCGTACGTTTTCGGCGTCGAAGAAGGACGCTTCCTGGAAGAGCTGGATTGCCTCATAGACGAGCCCACCTTGTAGCAGGCGCATGCCTGCTTCGTGCTTCTCGCGCACCTTGAAGGCGGTGATGGACGAAGTGGGATCCCCCCACGCTCTACTCGTGAgcgtggaagagagaggcagcagcggcatcgccacgCCGGCAATGATGGCAATGGACGAAGGGGGAGCGCAAACGAGCGAAGGTCCGCTCGTCGTCGTTCCCTCTGTGTCTCCGGAAATCCCGAAAGCGAGCCGCGGGtgaggaaggggtggggaacGCACCCCGATGCAAAGTAAAAATGTATACGAACAAACACGATTCAAGAAGACCAAGTGCGTGCGAGTGGGCGTGGTCGGGCGTGAGCGTCTTTGCGTAtgattgtgtgtgtgtgtgtgtgtgtgtgtgtgtgcgtgtgtgcgtgcgtgtgcagctgtCGGCCTACGGGCTTCGGCACCCAACCGGTTGCAATCGACTTGAAGCGCAGACAGAAAGCACGCAGTAACGCAGGAatgtggagagagagagaaaaagataGTAGCCgcgtggagaggagggatgCGTGGCGAGGACTAAGAATGAGGGACGAGGCGGGTTGATGGGGCTGAGACGACGGCTGTAACGCCTTGGATCGGGGAGTGGCTAATGAGCAGCCTCTCCGCGCGCGTTACACGACGATAGCCCTGACTGAAAGTGTCATTGTGTAGACGTGGTGCCTACACAACAATGATaggtgcacgcgcacaaagcCTGTGGTgtcggagggagggagaggcagcgTTGCAAAGGCGGCTTTAGCGAGATCAGCGGTACTTCAGTCCATGGAGCTCAGCGTTATTTGCTGCGCGACACGAATCGTGTCGCGCATGTCGTTGTTAcgcgcatcgctgctgtcgctcttCGTTTCGTTGTAGGCTACTCATAATGCCCgcgaggaaagaggagcgGGCACGAAACGGCAGGGATGCGGTGATGCTGCGATGAGGGAgggcgatggaggagggtTGTGCGGAACGAGCGCGACGACAACACAAACTACTTGGAGCGCcggagcgcagcagcagcgacagcacaaCTTGCCCACGCGCATGTACACGCACCTCGGCGCGCAAAGCGTTGCTGGGTATCGGAGGAGTCAACGTGCAAAAGCGCCGGAAGCGATTGACAAGCATCCACGGcgccgtgcgcacacgcgagcCTCTCCGCACATGCATggccgacacacacgcgcggcaAAGCACAGCTGCCTCCTTGTGGAGTGACTCTCAAGCAAacctcctctctcacgcgcgccgctgtcgatgaGCGTGCCGCGACGGCTTGGCCGGCGTCACCTTTTCGGACGGTCGCAGTTCCTTCTTCGCTTCGCGGCTCTTCTTGGCGCGTCGAGATGACGAAGACAAGGGTGCGGGGTGAGCCTCACTTTTACTCTCGCGAGATCCAGTCTCGTGCTGCGAGCGCTTCTTTTCCCCCTCCTTGGAGCGATGCTTAGAAGATGAGGTGtgaggcgaggaggaagaggcccCACACGTGTCGACGTccttgctgcggcgccggctccCGCCATTCTGCTCCCTCtcgccgttgctgcggtggcgctcgcgCCTGTccctgtcgtcgtcgtgccgGCTGGAGCCTCTCTTGCGTTTAGCGTCGTTACTGTTGACGACGTGGTCTGCGTCGCGACCCCGcttgcggtgccgcggcggtgacTGTTCTTTTTCCAGTCGCTTGGACGTCTTcgatgcggccgccgccgccgccccgttTTTGGTCGCCTTCTCCTCGCCCATGAGCACGGGACGGTAGTCGGCCTGTGTGCTGAGCTCGTAGCGGTACTGGTTCACCTGGTTCGACTTGATGCGTCCACCGTAGCGCGTGGACTTGGCCATGCCCGGGTCGGGGcactgcagctcctcgtgTCGAGGCCACTCCGCCTCATAGCGGCCCACTCGGCCGGCAACCGGCATCGTCGATGCCACCGAGGCGGGGATCGGcatcaccggcggcgccaggCTGGTCGCCAGCGGCAATGCGCTGTTGCTCGGCCCAGTGAGAGCGTCTAGCTGTTTCGCTAGTGAAGTGGACTCATGGCAGTAGAGGAATGTGCTGCCAAAGTCCTCCTCCAACTCAACCAGCTGTCGGCAGGCCTTGCTGAGGGCCTCGCAGTTGATGAAGGGAATACGCAGTACCCCTTGGTACGAGAAGTTGGCTTCGCTAAAGTCGACATCGACGATGGCGGGGTAGAACTTGCCCAAGACGGACTTGGGGTCGTTCACGGCctcgtgcagctcctcgggCAGGGCGTGCACGCTCAGCCGCGGtagcaccgccagcagctgctctaCTGGATGAAGAGGAGCGCTCATGCGCATTTCGACAttcaccgtcgccgtgaACGCCGCCAagtcctgcagcagcggggcgTAGTGGTACGGAAAGTACCACTCCCACGACGGGCACCCCTTCGTGTAGTAGCGCATGACCCACTGCAACCCACGCAGGTACTCGGCACAGCAGAGCCGAATGTGGCTCTCGAAGGCGGCACGGTTGGCCGACGGGTCCCAGCCGAACTTATGCTGGTAATACGCGTCGCGGTACGCCTTGTCGAGGTAGGAGAACCCGAGCGGCTGCTTGTCCACGACGAGGCGGGTGCGCTCTTTCCGCGCAGATGACATGAGCGCCAGTAACGCGTCACTGACCTCTTGTGCGTTGCTGCGATCTGGCAGCAAGGTCCCCAGCACCTCCGATACTTGAGCCTCCGTCTTGGTGACGCGCTCCTCAACGTGCTGCTTTGCGCGCTCCTTAGCGCGGACGACGCCGTAGTACTCCTTCGTCAGCTTCATCATGCACTTGGAAGTGAAGTTCATGAGGAAGATGTGCAGGTGGGCGTAGTCCACCTCGCCGAGCTGGGTCAAGTAGCCGTGCAGCGCGAAGTCGCGCACGTAGTGGTCAAGGAGCATCTCGATGCCACGCGTCTTGATGGACACGAGCGGCACGTGCGGCAAGAAATCGTTGCCGACGAAGAAGCAGAGGAAGATGAAGTCGTCCACGACGCGCTCGAACTGCATGCCCTCGATGTTCGAAAAGTCCTGCATAAGCTTCTCGCGGTACGTGCTTAGGTTAAAGTAGCAGAAGCGATTGTGATCTGGCTGGAAGGTCTCGGTGAGCTGGTTGCGCAAGATGCAGACATGTTTCTCGTGCGTCGACAGCCCGAGGCAGATGAGGTCGGCATCCATGCCGTGAATGACGTGGCTAGTGTTGTAGTCATAGCCGGGCTGCGAGCGCAGGCCGCGGATGTATTGCATGATCTTgtgctcgccctcgcccggcacgtgcgcgtccGAGAAGACGACCGTCAAGTGGCGCCATGCGGCGTCCTCGTTTAGCTTCTTCATAATGTACCACTCAAGCGCGAGGGCGACGCGCTCCATGAACGCCGTGGACGGGGTTATGACGTTGTGGTCCCAGCGCTCCCGGACGCGTGGCCGGGGAAGGTGATACTCGGAGACAATGCGGTCTGCACAGGCGTTCGAGATGGCGTCGCTCTCCAGGCGCTCGTCTGCGGCACGGAAgcgacggctgcgctgctgatTCATCTTGCTACGTGGGGCAACGCCATCAACGCACAGCACGAGGCACTTCTTCGGACGCACCACCCTGACGAGGAGGTCAAGCTGGTCGAACATGCGCTCAAacatctcctcctcgttctctggctccggcagcggcgccgtaTCGTGGCAGCAGGGGTGAATCAACCCGTTCATGTCCACATAGAAGTTGTCGTACGAGTACGCACTGGCATGGCTGTGCGGAAGCGTCTGACCCTTGAAGGCAGCATCTACCACATCCTGTGGGATGTTGTCGATGCAGTCGCCGTACCATCGCTGCAACCACAAAAAGAACCCAGCAATGCCCATGTTTGCTGAGCGCACGTCGCAGTCTATCGATTTGtatttgcgtgtgtgtgtgtgtgtgtgtgtgtttgatTGTGTGCGAGGCAGTGGGAGTGGGAGTAGcagaaagaggaaaagaggggtTACCTACGGCGCACGTCGCGTGGGCCCTTTGAGAATGTatgcgcgagtgcgtgtAACTCGGAGTGTGTGGTatgctgtgctgtgctgtgAATCTTCGTGTGCAAGACAGGGGAGACCGGGGTGAGAGCTGCGCGGCCCTCAGAATTCTGTATTGTAGTCGCGCCAGGCGAAGAGAGGAACCACAggtgcgcgcctgcgcgtaGTGGACCTCCCTTCAACGGCAATGCTGTGCTTTGCGCGCGAGTGAGCAGAGAaatggagaagggggagaagagcgatGCACACGACACAAGACGAGCCGCCTCACATGGAGCGAGAGACGCGGGTAGGcaaggagggcgagggaagCAAAGGAAAACACAACAGAGATGTGACAGGAGCGGCGGATTCACGAACGAGAGGGGGCAAGCACGTGCGTGCAAGGTGGATCGAGCCCCATGAGCGCTCTCCACAACGCTAGACAGGATTGCAGCGGAGTCGAAGAGAGCTCGTCAAGGGCCGACGCACTCTCGAATAGGCATGCTTCGACGCCATATTTATTTCTTGTTGAGGTTGTGCCTTTTTGGAGTATGTTCGCGTGCCCACAGCGCACCATCAGCCCACCCCTCCGAGAGCCGGCAGCCCCGAGTGGGtcctgccgcagcggtcTAACTTCACGTGTAGTGgccgaaaacgaaaaagagagaaaacgcaagcagaagagaggagcaaagaggcggagagaagaaggAACTTAAAGGGTGCTGAGAGGGGGTGCGCAAGACccaaggcggagaagacACTGGCGGTAGGGGAGGGACAATGTGCAGGCAGAGATAAGCAGCGGACTACATCGCAGACGGACAAAAgacagaggcggaggaaAAAGAGATTCGCCGACGAGGTGAGCGAAGTGCGCAAAAAGGGGGTTAGGGTGGTAAGTAGGCACTGCGGAGAGTGAACGTTCCCCGGCGGAGAAGTTGGACAGCATCATGCAGCCGTGCAAAGCGCATCCCTACGTCTGCCTTCCACCCACCTCTGTCACGAATACCATGAGTGGCACAcgtctcttcttcttctgctACTCGATTATGCGTGGCACAACGCTTCGTCAAATATGCTCactcggctgctgcacctcgcgAGATGTCCACAGTAGCTGCGAAATCCGTATCAGTTTTAGCCCTGTTGCCCGCGGGTCcagcgcgtcggcgtcgttgtACGCCTTCAAGATCGCCTGAACCCTTTCGTGGAGAAATAGGCGTCGTTCCTCCACCGCTTGTAGGGCAGCCTCGTGTTGGCGAGTCATCGCATCCAGCTCTGCGCGGCAAGTGCGGGCTATCTCTTGCTTTTCTTGTTGATGCGCCGCCTTGATTTTGGCCAGCTGCTCTTCCTGTTTCACTCGCATGGcttgcagccgctgctcctgaAGATGGGTGATgttcctctgctgcgcctgttGCTCTTGCTTCTCAAATCGGCTTAGCTGTGCCTGCACCCGCTCCGCTTCACGATAGCGATGCTGCCTCATGTACACCTGGAGTTCACTTtgcaggtgctgcacctTTGAGGACCAGGAATGCGCCACGGAACCACCcgctcgcgcgctgcgcagctcttcgtgcgcgcgcgcatccTCCCGCACGCGCTCTGCGTAGTGATGCTGCTCCGCAGCCGCTAACATCGCTGAGGCATTCTCCTCGTACACCAGCATCTTCGTCTTCCAGCTTTTGCGGAAGttccgctgcagcagtcgctgctgctctgtcagcg comes from the Leishmania infantum JPCM5 genome chromosome 36 genome and includes:
- a CDS encoding putative exoribonuclease 2; translated protein: MGIAGFFLWLQRWYGDCIDNIPQDVVDAAFKGQTLPHSHASAYSYDNFYVDMNGLIHPCCHDTAPLPEPENEEEMFERMFDQLDLLVRVVRPKKCLVLCVDGVAPRSKMNQQRSRRFRAADERLESDAISNACADRIVSEYHLPRPRVRERWDHNVITPSTAFMERVALALEWYIMKKLNEDAAWRHLTVVFSDAHVPGEGEHKIMQYIRGLRSQPGYDYNTSHVIHGMDADLICLGLSTHEKHVCILRNQLTETFQPDHNRFCYFNLSTYREKLMQDFSNIEGMQFERVVDDFIFLCFFVGNDFLPHVPLVSIKTRGIEMLLDHYVRDFALHGYLTQLGEVDYAHLHIFLMNFTSKCMMKLTKEYYGVVRAKERAKQHVEERVTKTEAQVSEVLGTLLPDRSNAQEVSDALLALMSSARKERTRLVVDKQPLGFSYLDKAYRDAYYQHKFGWDPSANRAAFESHIRLCCAEYLRGLQWVMRYYTKGCPSWEWYFPYHYAPLLQDLAAFTATVNVEMRMSAPLHPVEQLLAVLPRLSVHALPEELHEAVNDPKSVLGKFYPAIVDVDFSEANFSYQGVLRIPFINCEALSKACRQLVELEEDFGSTFLYCHESTSLAKQLDALTGPSNSALPLATSLAPPVMPIPASVASTMPVAGRVGRYEAEWPRHEELQCPDPGMAKSTRYGGRIKSNQVNQYRYELSTQADYRPVLMGEEKATKNGAAAAAASKTSKRLEKEQSPPRHRKRGRDADHVVNSNDAKRKRGSSRHDDDRDRRERHRSNGEREQNGGSRRRSKDVDTCGASSSSPHTSSSKHRSKEGEKKRSQHETGSRESKSEAHPAPLSSSSRRAKKSREAKKELRPSEKVTPAKPSRHAHRQRRA